A region from the Fusarium graminearum PH-1 chromosome 4, whole genome shotgun sequence genome encodes:
- a CDS encoding DNA repair and recombination protein RAD54, which translates to MGAASPLVATPLAGKNKTPGKRMPTPSSIDRLHKPFKCPGAAGRSPAVDRPSRKRRKVDYGGADGEADSDKPYSNDDRLAITTRDNNRYPVFEPKDKLLVFRKSFSVPLKNKDSTAYNPNRAPPTLGLRQGAVFVAKPLHDPSGEFSIVLYDPTIDDKPKDMPKAIEPTKAETLEEKLDAPLVHKSLAEILGIKKKTDDEHPRVPVVIDPRLAKILRPHQVEGVKFMYQCVTGLIDEKANGCIMADEMGLGKTLQCISLMWTLLKQSPDAGKSTIQKAIVVCPASLVKNWANELTKWLGANAINPFAIDGKASKEELTRQLRQWANATGRSVTRPVIIVSYETLRLNVEELKNTKIGLLFCDEGHRLKNSDSNTFNALNSLNVSRRVILTGTPIQNDLTEYFSLTSFANPDLLGTRLEFRKRYEIPILRGRDADASEADRKKGDECTAALLGVVNKFLIRRTNDILSKYLPVKYEHVVFCNLAPFQFDLYNYFIKSPEIQALLRGKGSQPLKAINILKKLCNHPDLLNMSDDLPGSEKCYPDDYVPKEARGRDREVKSWYSGKMAVLDRMLARIRQDTNDKIVLISNYTSTLDLFEKLCRSRQYGSLRLDGTMNVNKRQKLVDRFNDPEGDEFIFLLSSKAGGCGINLIGANRLVLFDPDWNPAADQQALARVWRDGQKKDCFVYRFIATGTIEEKIFQRQSHKQSLSSCVVDSAEDVERHFSLDSLRELFQYRSDTKSDTHETFKCKRCKPDGKQYIKAPAMLYGDTSTWNHFVNEGLKPIQDLLLRQECGEAEVSAVFQYISH; encoded by the exons ATGGGAGCAGC TTCACCACTTGTGGCAACGCCGCTTGCTGGCAAGAATAAGACTCCGGGCAAGCGAATGCCAACGCCTTCCTCTATTGACCGACTTCATAAACCATTCAAGTGTCCTGGAGCTGCCGGAAGAAGTCCAGCTGTGGACCGGCCATCCCGTAAGCGGAGAAAGGTCGATTATGGCGGCGCCGATGGTGAAGCAGACAGCGACAAACCGTATTCCAATGATGACAGGCTTGCAATCACCACTCGAGACAACAACCGATATCCTGTTTTTGAACCCAAAGACAAACTTCTCGTTTTTCGCAAGTCATTCTCTGTTCCTCTAAAGAACAAGGATAGTACTGCATACAACCCTAATCGTGCTCCCCCTACTCTCGGTCTTCGGCAGGGCGCTGTCTTCGTCGCTAAACCGCTCCACGATCCCAGCGGCGAGTTTTCCATTGTACTCTATGATCCCACAATCGATGATAAGCCGAAAGACATGCCAAAAGCTATTGAACCCACCAAAGCAGAGACTctggaggagaagcttgatgcACCTCTTGTTCACAAGAGTCTTGCTGAAATTTTAGGGATTAAGAAAAAAACGGACGATGAACATCCTCGGGTTCCAGTTGTCATTGACCCCAGGCTTGCCAAGATTCTTCGCCCGCATCAAGTCGAGGGTGTCAAGTTCATGTACCAATGTGTTACCGGCCTGATCGACGAGAAAGCCAACGGttgcatcatggctgatgaaATGGGACTGGGAAAGACTCTCCAGTGCATCTCCCTCATGTGGACGCTACTCAAACAGTCACctgatgctggcaagtcaACTATTCAGAAGGCTATTGTTGTTTGTCCCGCGAGTTTGGTCAAGAACTGGGCCAATGAGTTGACCAAATGGCTTGGTGCTAATGCCATCAATCCATTCGCCATTGATGGAAAAGCTTCCAAAGAAGAGTTGACGCGTCAACTCCGACAATGGGCAAATGCGACCGGGCGATCGGTGACCCGGCCAGTTATCATTGTCTCTTACGAAACTCTGCGACTGAACGTGGAAGAGCTCAAGAATACCAAGATTGGCCTACTCTTCTGCGACGAGGGTCACAGACTGAAGAACAGTGACAGCAATACTTTCAATgccctcaacagcctcaacgTTTCTCGTCGTGTCATTCTTACTGGCACACCCATTCAGAATGATCTGACGGAATACTTCTCTCTCACAAGCTTTGCAAACCCTGATCTGCTTGGCACACGTTTGGAATTCCGCAAACGATACGAAATTCCAATCTTGCGAGGCCGAGATGCAGACGCTTCAGAAGCGGACCGCAAGAAGGGTGATGAGTGCACTGCAGCTTTGCTCGGCGTGGTCAACAAATTTCTGATTCGCCGCACAAACGACATTCTTTCCAAGTATTTGCCCGTCAAGTACGAACATGTTGTATTCTGCAATCTCGCACCGTTCCAGTTTGATCTCTACAACTATTTCATCAAAAGTCCCGAGATCCAAGCACTTTTGCGAGGTAAGGGAAGTCAGCCTCtcaaagccatcaacattctcaaaAAGCTTTGCAACCATCCCGACCTGTTGAATATGTCGGATGATCTACCAGGTTCAGAGAAGTGCTACCCTGATGATTACGTTCCTAAAGAAGCGCGTGGTCGTGATCGTGAAGTCAAGTCATGGTACTCTGGCAAAATGGCCGTGCTGGATCGCATGCTGGCTCGTATCCGGCAAGACACGAatgacaagattgttctGATCAGTAACTACACTTCGACACTGGACCTGTTTGAGAAATTATGCCGTTCCCGTCAGTACGGAAGTCTTCGTCTGGATGGTACCATGAATGTGAACAAGCGCCAGAAGCTTGTCGATCGGTTTAACGACCCCGAAGGTGACGAATTTATCTTTCTACTCAGTAGCAAGGCTGGTGGATGTGGTATCAACCTCATTGGTGCGAATCGTCTGGTTCTTTTTGATCCCGATTGGAACCCTGCGGCCGACCAACAGGCGCTGGCTCGAGTCTGGCGTGATGGGCAGAAGAAGGACTGTTTTGTGTACCGCTTCATCGCGACTGGTACCATAGAAGAGAAAATCTTCCAACGACAATCTCACAAACAAAGCTTGTCTTCTTGTGTGGTAGATTCAGCGGAAGATGTGGAACGACATTTCTCTCTTGACAGTCTACGCGAGCTATTTCAGTACCGGTCAGACACTAAGAGCGATACTCACGAGACGTTCAAATGCAAGCGATGCAAGCCTGACGGCAAGCAGTATATCAAAGCACCGGCCATGTTGTATGGTGACACGAGTACTTGGAACCACTTTGTCAACGAGGGGCTGAAACCCATCCAGgacttgctgctgaggcaGGAATGCGGAGAAGCAGAGGTCTCTGCCGTGTTCCAGTATATTTCTCACTGA
- a CDS encoding histone H2B translates to MAPKAADKKPASKAPATASKAPEKKDAGKKTAASGDKKKRSKSRKETYSSYIYKVLKQVHPDTGISNRAMSILNSFVNDIFERVASEASKLAAYNKKSTISSREIQTSVRLILPGELAKHAVSEGTKAVTKYSSSTK, encoded by the exons ATGGCTCCCAAGGCTGCTGACAAGAAGCCCGCCTCCAAGGCTCCCGCTACTGCCTCCAAGGCtcctgagaagaaggatgccgGCAAGAAGACTGCCGCTTctggtgacaagaagaagcgctcCAAGAGCCGCAAGGAGACTTACTCTTCTTACATCTACAAGG TCCTCAAGCAGGTCCACCCCGACACTGGTATCTCCAACCGTGCCATGTCCATCCTGAACTCTTTCGTCAACG ACATTTTCGAGCGTGTCGCTTCTGAGGCTTCCAAGCTTGCCGCCTACAACAAGAAGTCCACCATCTCTTCCCGAGAGATTCAGACCTCTGTCCGCCTCATCCTCCCCGGTGAGCTTGCCAAGCACGCCGTCTCCGAGGGTACCAAGGCCGTTACCAAGTACTCTTCCTCGACGAAATAG
- a CDS encoding cystathionine gamma-synthase: MPVIGLGESIPSDTAHAVSVSLPTWKANVGYEEGEDWVVNRMTTGYPRFFVHRGIQAFAKEIVDRYGSPGQQAMLFPTPRVAKRCLDFIVQRISPELASQVRIFDFALDKSKELSPVLKKLTSTISAVLYPSDVFPVAKQYWQHTGEGTSSRRAEFCHGLFNDDLLIPAARTPPEAVQSRPFRGPRRYTRPGSIDGVSSPVPTAPKRTSPENPVESIESSTFLEERFGRNLDLSMVERAKSAIRRRIAGAMAHEVDMNNGPLPAMTSNTRGIPSLEETDVYLYPAGMNAIFNAHRALLHAREPAESINFGFPYVDTLKILQKFGPGCLFYGHASPEDLDDLEARLKKGERYLGLFCEFPGNPLLTCPDLTRIRKLADEYDFAIVIDETIGTFANINVLPVADIVVSSLTKIFSGDSNVMGGGLVLNPDSKYYRALKAAMEEIYEDNYWPEDVVFMERNSRDYESRVVRTNANSDAICEVLRNHHLVKRIYYPKSNDSREHYEKVRLPDGGYGGLLSVVFQRKEYAQAFFDALPLAKGPSLGTNFTLVSPYVLLAHYQELEWAESFGVDPYLIRVSVGLEDTTELGDIFTDALKAAEAVTVTG, from the exons ATGCCGGTAATTGGCCTGGGTGAATCCATCCCTTCTGATACAGCACAT GCTGTCAGTGTCTCTCTTCCAACTTGGAAAGCCAATGTCGGATACGAAGAGGGTGAAGATTGGGTAGTGAACCGCATGACTACAGGCTACCCTCG CTTTTTTGTTCACAGAGGCATCCAGGCTTTTGCCAAAGAAATCGTGGATCGTTATGGCAGTCCTGGCCAGCAAGCCATGCTCTTTCCTACGCCGCGAGTAGCGAAGCGGTGTCTGGATTTTATAGTCCAACGGATCTCCCCTGAGCTGGCGAGTCAGGTCCGCATCTTCGACTTTGCTCTTGACAAGTCAAAGGAGCTCTCTCCTGTATTGAAGAAACTCACCTCCACCATCTCTGCTGTGCTTTACCCCTCTGATGTATTTCCTGTTGCAAAACAGTACTGGCAACATACTGGAGAGGGTACTTCCAGCAGGCGTGCTGAGTTTTGTCATGGTCTCTTCAATGATGATCTTCTTATCCCGGCTGCCCGGACCCCTCCCGAGGCTGTTCAAAGCAGGCCCTTCCGTGGTCCAAGACGCTACACTCGCCCTGGCTCAATCGATGGTGTTTCTTCTCCAGTACCTACGGCACCTAAACGAACTTCCCCAGAGAATCCAGTGGAGTCTATTGAGAGTTCGACGTTCCTCGAGGAACGTTTTGGTAGAAATCTTGACCTGTCCATGGTTGAGCGTGCCAAGTCTGCGATTCGTAGACGTATTGCGGGTGCTATGGCTCACGAGGTAGACATGAACAACGGTCCGCTACCAGCCATGACATCCAACACTCGCGGCATACCCAGCCTCGAAGAGACCGACGTCTACCTTTACCCTGCCGGCATGaacgccatcttcaatgCCCATCGTGCGCTGCTTCATGCAAGAGAGCCGGCCGAAAGCATTAATTTTGGTTTCCCTTATGTCGACACGCTCAAAATTCTCCAGAAGTTTGGTCCCGGCTGTCTCTTCTACGGCCATGCATCGCCTGAAgaccttgatgatctggaggcACGATTGAAAAAGGGCGAGCGATACCTAGGCCTCTTCTGCGAGTTCCCTGGAAACCCCCTCTTGACATGTCCTGACCTTACCCGTATCCGCAAACTTGCCGATGAGTACGATTTTGCTATCGTAATTGACGAAACAATAGGCACATttgccaacatcaacgtccTCCCCGTTGCAGACATTGTTGTCAGCAGCTTGACCAAGATTTTCTCCGGCGATTCCAACGTTATGGGCGGAGGTCTTGTCCTCAACCCTGATAGCAAGTACTATCGAGCGCTCAAGGCAGCCATGGAGGAAATCTACGAGGATAATTACTGGCCTGAGGATGTTGTCTTCATGGAAAGGAACAGCCGCGATTATGAATCTCGCGTGGTACGCACCAACGCGAACTCCGACGCCATTTGTGAGGTGCTGCGGAATCATCACCTTGTAAAGCGGATATACTACCCCAAATCCAATGATTCCAGGGAGCACTACGAAAAGGTCCGGCTCCCCGATGGAGGATATGGCGGTCTACTATCTGTTGTGTTCCAACGCAAGGAGTACGCCCAGGCGTTCTTCGACGCCTTGCCTCTGGCCAAGGGGCCGAGTTTAGGAACCAACTTCACACTGGTATCCCCGTATGTTCTCCTGGCACATTATCAAGAACTAGAGTGGGCCGAGTCATTTGGCGTCGACCCGTATCTTATCCGTGTCAGCGTTGGATTAGAAGACACTACTGAGCTTGGTGACATATTCACAGACGCCTTGAAGGCAGCCGAAGCCGTGACAGTTACAGGCTGA